In Sphaeramia orbicularis chromosome 15, fSphaOr1.1, whole genome shotgun sequence, a single genomic region encodes these proteins:
- the arid4b gene encoding LOW QUALITY PROTEIN: AT-rich interactive domain-containing protein 4B (The sequence of the model RefSeq protein was modified relative to this genomic sequence to represent the inferred CDS: deleted 2 bases in 2 codons), with protein sequence MDSGGAPYLTVGDGCERQVTFKPDLSTAEVHDDSIKGPLKVGAVVEVKNQDGVYQEATINKLTDASIYTVVFDDGDEKTLRRSSLCLKGARHFAESETLDRLPLTNPEHFGTPVIGKKGNRGQRSNPIQEEELSASSSEEDDGDQRQNEDLFGKVVCVTPSLRETRRRPHGTPALVISPDCHDDVNIKKDTVFIRSFKDGKFSMVLRKDIRELNSDCPPKADASLKPALDAALEFQQRMMVPGNWKTEVKEESSSSEEEEEDDEEEQEEDGGGEEEEEEVEPFPEERENFLQQLYKFMEDRGTPINKRPVLGYRNLNLFKLYRLVHKLGGFDNIESGAVWKQVYQDLGIPILNSAAGYNVKCAYRKYLYGFEEYCTSTAITFRMDLPLKQAPKGEVKPNAEAGGTGATSGPEEKKVQVDVEPSPAPSTVCKEEKPDVMHSKTETELPKPEEKETGNDNEDEEEEEEEDGPHKADADEGSSTARLGAENLKQETEEEPESKGNSGDDSSQEGEEGEEFECYPPGMKVQVRYGRGRNLKTYEATVKEADVEGGEVLYLVHYCGWNVRYDEWIKADKIVRPANKNVPKIKHRKKIKNKAERERERLDRLNDRDVLSPPSNANRVPRSKCGLSQDVFSKMDEGEDKGTESPVKSIEITSILNGLQASEMSTDESEHEDEDGDQNDEDRPGARLRKPPTDPPLASERWDGGPSPEATKPPPASGKNQEPVSSDNADATAKRKSQTEAESEAGVRKRKSEGAVERMAKGPPKAKARNTRSADWLPGGSPRKQEERGGGAGEESRASSSSSSDEEGAALTEAQPEDGERSRPKTKGAPSKKYNGMKEKSKAARQGGFWEIPEKRAKAAGNGEERPAVRTKGQKDVWSSIQAQWPKKTLKELFSDSDTEAANSPPPPVPSCLEEPGMEVDAGPEDAASEEPPDNDKLQEFPSSGSDSVLNTPPTTPESPLGGGSAVEDAGPPQPPSPPPSTPPAPPPSEPPSAALPPGPVPEEVAGGRSETDSSTVEVESLGGELQDLPQDEGAGSPSKAFDVSLSCNSSSNCSLELSGGGGGQQDGEHKSKASVTQKRQKESQAGGASKKHKPNRKSLGVPPKKNRKTANSSDSEDQSVVEGTAKPTASKNLPPPPPDMKAATSPKCPRRSPPSSHKYHKQGDADHAQHRENHGRSPRVYKWSFQMSDLEKMNSLERISFLQEKLQDIRNHYLSLKSEVASIDRRRKRMKKKERESTVAASSSSSSSSSSSSSSSSPSSSSLTAAVMLTLADPPVSSSSSSQTSGVSVECR encoded by the exons GTCGGCGCTGTTGTCGAGGTGAAGAATCAGGATGGAGTTTATCAGGAGGCGACGATCAATAAGCTGACAGATGCCAGTATATATACAGTTG TGTTCGACGACGGCGATGAGAAAACGCTGAGG CGTTCGTCTCTGTGTCTGAAAGGAGCTCGACACTTCGCAGAGAGTGAA ACCCTGGACCGACTCCCCCTCACCAACCCTGAACACTTTGGAACGCCGGTCATCGGGAAGAAAGGCAACCGCGGCCAG CGCTCCAACCCCAT TCAAGAGGAGGAGCTGTCGGCATCGTCCAGCGAAGAAGATGACGGCGACCAGCGGCAGAACGAGGACCTGTTCGGTAAAGTCGTCTGCGTGACGCCGTCGCTGCGGGAGACAAGAAGAAGACCACATGGTACCCCGGCACTG gtcATCTCCCCCGACTGCCACGACGATGTCAACATAAAGAAGGACACCGTCTTCATCCGATCTTTCAAGGATGGAAAATT ttccatGGTTTTGCGGAAGGACATCCGTGAGCTGAACAGTGACTGTCCTCCTAAAGCCGACGCCAGCCTCAAACCAG CTCTGGATGCAGCGTTGGAGTTCCAGCAGCGGATGATGGTTCCTGGAAACTGGAAGacggaggtgaaggaggagagcTCCAGcagcgaggaagaggaggaggacgacgaggaggagcaggaggaggacggAGGCGGcgaagaggaggag GAGGAGGTGGAGCCGTTTCCAGAGGAGAGGGAGAACTTTCTACAGCAGCTTTATAAGTTCATGGAGGACAGAG GGACTCCCATCAACAAGCGGCCCGTGCTCGGTTACAGAAACCTCAACCTGTTCAAACTCTACAGACTAGTGCACAAACTGGGAGGGTTCGACAAT ATTGAAAGCGGCGCGGTGTGGAAGCAGGTGTACCAGGATCTGGGAATCCCCATTCTCAACTCTGCTGCCGGTTACAACGTCAAATGTGCTTATCGCAA GTACTTGTACGGTTTTGAAGAGTACTGCACCTCCACCGCCATCACCTTCAGGATGGACCTCCCTCTGAAACAGGCGCCTAAGGGGGAGGTGAAGCCCAATGCCGAGGCTGGAGGCACCGGGGCCACATCTGGGCCGGAGGAGAAGAAGGTCCAGGTGGACGTGGAGCCGAGTCCGGCGCCGTCCACAGTCTGCAAG GAGGAGAAACCTGACGTTATGCACAGCAAAACAGAGACTGAATTGCCAAAACCCGAAGAAAAGGAAACGGGAAACGACAacgaggatgaagaagaggaggaggaagaggatggccCCCATAAGGCGGACGCCGACGAAGGCTCGTCGACAGCTCGACTCGGTGCCGAGAACCTGAAGCAGGAGACCGAGGAGGAGCCGGAGAGCAAGGGGAACTCTGG GGATGACAGCAGTCaggagggggaggaaggggaAGAGTTTGAGTGTTACCCCCCGGGGATGAAGGTGCAGGTGAGGTATGGGCGAGGCCGCAATCTGAAGACGTACGAGGCCACTGTGAAAGAGGCAGACGTGGAGGGGGGAGAGGTGCTCTACCTGGTGCACTACTGTGGCTGGAACGTCAG ATACGACGAGTGGATCAAAGCAGACAAGATCGTCCGTCCGGCGAATAAGAACGTACCAAAAATAAAGCATCGCAAAAAAATAAAG AACAAAGCGGAGAGGGAGCGCGAGCGGTTGGACAGACTCAACGACCGGGACGTCCTCAGCCCGCCATCCAACGCCAACCGCGTCCCACGCTCCAAGTGCGGCCTGAGTCAGGATGTGTTTTCCAAGATGGACGAGGGTGAGGACAAAGGGACTGAGTCTCCAGTCAAGTCTATAGAAATTACCTCTATCCTCAATGGACTGCAAG CATCTGAAATGTCCACAGATGAAAGCGAacatgaggatgaggatggagaCCAGAACGATGAAGACCGCCCTGGCGCCCGCCTCCGGAAACCTCCCACAGATCCTCCCCTGGCGTCAGAGCGCTGGGACGGCGGGCCTTCCCCAGAAGCCACCAAACCCCCCCCAGCCTCCGGAAAGAACCAGGAGCCGGTGAGCTCGGACAATGCCGACGCCACGGCGAAACGCAAAAGCCAAACTGAGGCGGAGTCAGAGGCCGGAGTGAGGAAGAGGAAGTCTGAGGGTGCGGTGGAGCGGATGGCAAAGGGTCCGCCCAAGGCCAAGGCCCGCAACACCAGGAGCGCAGACTGGCTACCCGGAGGGTCGCCAAGGAAACAGGAGGAAAGAGGGGGCGGAGCCGGAGAGGAGAGCAGGGCGTCGTCCAGCAGCAGCTCCGACGAGGAGGGGGCGGCGCTCACGGAGGCGCAACCCGAAGACGGTGAACGCAGCCGCCCAAAAACCAAAGGCGCCCCCTCCAAGAAGTACAACGGCATGAAGGAGAAGAGCAAAGCGGCCCGACAGGGGGGCTTCTGGGAAATCCCAGAGAAGAGGGCGAAGGCGGCGGGCAACGGTGAGGAGCGGCCCGCCGTGCGCACCAAAGGCCAAAAGGACGTGTGGTCCAGCATCCAGGCCCAGTGGCCCAAAAAGACTCTGAAGGAGCTGTTCTCCGACTCGGACACTGAGGCGGCCAACTCGCCACCTCCCCCTGTCCCCTCGTGTCTGGAGGAGCCCGGCATGGAAGTGGACGCCGGCCCGGAGGACGCAGCGTCCGAGGAGCCGCCGGACAACGACAAACTGCAGGAGTTTCCCAGCAGTGGCAGCGACTCGGTCCTGAACACGCCCCCCACTACACCCGAGTCCCCGTTGGGAGGGGGCAGCGCCGTGGAGGACGCGGGCCCACCGCAGCCGCCGTCACCACCCCCCTCCACACCCCCGGCCCCGCCCCCCTCAGAGCCACCGTCCGCCGCCCTCCCCCCGGGGCCCGTCCCCGAGGAGGTGGCGGGCGGACGCAGCGAGACGGACAGCAGCACGGTGGAGGTGGAGAGTCTGGGGGGGGAGCTGCAGGACCTCCCCCAGGACGAGGGGGCGGGGTCACCCTCCAAGGCCTTCGACGTTAGCCTATCCTGTAACAGCAGCAGCAACTGCAGCCTGGAGCTGAGCGGCGGCGGCGGAGGCCAACAGGACGGCGAGCACAAATCCAaag CATCAGTGACTCAGAAGCGTCAGAAAGAATCCCAGGCAGGCGGAGCCTCAAAGAAACACAAGCCAAACCGCAAGAGCCTTGGTGTGCCTCCCAAAAAGAACAGGAAAACAG CCAACAGCAGTGACAGCGAGGACCAATCAGTCGTCGAAGGCACTGCCAAACCCACTGCCTCCAAAAACCTGCCGCCACCGCCGCCCGACATGAAGGCGGCGACTTCGCCCAAGTGTCCGCGGCGATCTCCGCCCTCCAGCCATAAGTACCACAAACAGGGTGACGCCGACCACGCCCAGCACCGGGAGAACCATGGGCGGTCGCCGCGGGTCTACAAGTGGAGCTTTCAGATGT CTGATCTGGAGAAGATGAACAGTCTGGAGAGGATCTCGTTTCTCCAGGAGAAGCTGCAGGACATCAGAAACCACTACCTCTCCCTCAAGTCGGAGGTGGCGTCCATCGACCGGCGGCGGAAACGCATGAAGAAGAAGGAGCGCGAAA GCACCGtggccgcctcctcctcctcgtcctcctcctcttcctcgtcctcctcctcttcctcgccctcctcctcctcgctgACGGCAGCGGTCATGCTGACGCTGGCCGACCCTCCGGTGTCGTCCTCGTCCTCGTCTCAGACCTCGGGAGTGTCGGTGGAATGCAGGTGA
- the tomm20a gene encoding translocase of outer mitochondrial membrane 20 produces the protein MMSGRTGAIVAGVCGVLFVAYCIYFDRKRRSDPHFKQKLRERRKKQKSSTAKSGLGKLPDLKDAEAVQKFFLEEIQLGEELLSQGEFERGVDHLTNAIAVCGQPQQLLQVLQQTLPPPVFQMLLTKLPSISQRIISAQSLSEDDVE, from the exons ATGATGAGCGGCCGGACGGGTGCGATTGTCGCCGGGGTCTGCGGAGTTCTGTTCGTCgcatactgtatttattttgacAGAAAGCGACGGAGCGACCCGCACTTTAAACAGAAGCTGCGTGAAC GCCGGAAAAAACAGAAGAGTTCTACTGCGAAGTCTGGGTTGGGAAAG CTCCCAGACCTAAAGGACGCGGAAGCTGTTCAGAAGTTCTTTCTGGAGGAAATCCAGTTGGGAGAAGAGCTGCTGTCACAGG gtgaGTTTGAGCGCGGCGTGGACCACCTGACCAACGCCATCGCCGTCTGCGGTCAGCCTCAGCAGTTGCTGCAGGTCCTCCAGCAGACGCTGCCGCCGCCCGTCTTCCAGATGCTGCTCACCAAACTGCCCAGCATCAGCCAG